From the genome of Hymenobacter sp. PAMC 26628, one region includes:
- a CDS encoding sensor histidine kinase, which translates to MSLSRRRLYWVLQVAGWALYGALGLLLIHLFAFAVAITWHLVAIQVAMVAVLLLTSHGLRTLFGRRGWRRLGLGGLLWRLALANGAAALGSQLVLGALIALVIRPPASLGGLAGGSQFVGYVLQTYFVLWLWTACYFGLHYLDRYKQAEVDRWKLAAAAREAELRTLQAQLNPHFLFNGLNNIRALVMEDPARARAMMTHLAELLRYTMQRNGTAQVPLATELEIVDNYLQLEALQLEERLRYSLDVAPDALPLLLPPMTLQLLVENAIKHGLAPRPAGGLLSLSARRAPADGSLCIAVRNTGVYQPRPGHPGVGVRNVQERLHLLFGPAAAFAIGPDPLLPDTVLAELRLPAPALQPLADERSAD; encoded by the coding sequence GTGTCCCTTTCCCGCCGACGGCTTTATTGGGTATTGCAGGTGGCCGGCTGGGCGCTGTACGGGGCCCTGGGGCTGCTGCTGATTCACTTATTTGCCTTCGCGGTGGCCATCACCTGGCACCTGGTGGCCATTCAGGTGGCGATGGTGGCGGTGCTGCTGCTCACCAGCCACGGGCTGCGCACGCTGTTTGGGCGGCGCGGCTGGCGGCGGCTGGGCCTGGGCGGGCTGCTGTGGCGCCTGGCGCTGGCCAACGGCGCGGCCGCCCTGGGCAGCCAGCTGGTGCTGGGGGCCCTCATTGCGCTCGTCATCCGGCCGCCGGCCAGCCTGGGCGGCCTGGCGGGCGGCAGCCAGTTTGTGGGCTACGTGCTGCAAACCTATTTCGTGCTCTGGCTGTGGACGGCCTGCTACTTCGGCCTGCACTACCTCGACCGCTACAAACAGGCCGAGGTGGACCGCTGGAAGCTGGCCGCCGCCGCCCGCGAGGCCGAGCTGCGCACGCTGCAAGCCCAGCTCAACCCGCACTTTTTGTTCAATGGGCTGAACAACATTAGGGCCCTGGTGATGGAAGACCCCGCCCGCGCCCGCGCCATGATGACGCACCTGGCCGAGCTGCTGCGCTACACCATGCAGCGCAACGGCACCGCGCAGGTGCCGCTGGCCACCGAGCTGGAAATCGTGGACAACTACCTCCAGCTCGAAGCCTTGCAGCTCGAAGAGCGCCTGCGCTACTCGCTCGACGTGGCCCCCGACGCCCTGCCCCTGCTGCTGCCGCCCATGACGCTGCAACTGCTGGTCGAAAACGCCATCAAGCACGGGCTGGCCCCGCGGCCGGCCGGCGGCTTGCTCAGCCTCAGCGCCCGTAGGGCCCCGGCCGACGGCAGCCTGTGCATTGCCGTGCGCAACACCGGCGTATACCAGCCCCGCCCCGGCCACCCCGGCGTGGGCGTGCGCAACGTGCAGGAGCGCCTGCACCTGCTGTTTGGGCCGGCCGCGGCCTTTGCCATCGGCCCCGACCCGCTGCTGCCCGACACCGTGCTGGCCGAGCTGCGCCTGCCCGCGCCCGCTCTTCAACCCCTTGCTGATGAACGCTCTGCTGATTGA
- a CDS encoding glycosyltransferase family 2 protein, producing the protein MVKFDTLSIVVPVYNEARTIHQILDLLRELQLLNGIGKEIILVDDCSTDDSAAAINAYAARYPGLGLRLLAHPVNQGKGAALRTGLRAATGDYVIVQDADLEYDPEEYNLLLKPILKGFADVVFGSRFLGGNPHRILFFWHSIGNYWLTVFSNMTTDLNLTDMETCYKLFRRDIIQGLDLKKNRFGFEPEVTAKVARVPGVRLYEVGISYYGRTYAEGKKIGWRDGFRAIYCILKYGLLKA; encoded by the coding sequence TTGGTCAAATTCGACACACTCTCTATTGTGGTGCCCGTTTACAACGAGGCCCGCACCATCCACCAAATCCTGGACTTGCTGCGCGAACTGCAGCTCCTCAACGGCATTGGCAAGGAGATTATTCTGGTAGACGACTGCTCGACCGACGACTCGGCGGCGGCCATCAACGCCTACGCGGCGCGCTACCCCGGCCTGGGCCTGCGCCTGCTCGCCCACCCCGTGAACCAAGGCAAGGGCGCGGCCCTGCGCACGGGCCTGCGGGCGGCCACCGGCGACTACGTCATCGTGCAGGACGCGGATTTGGAGTACGACCCGGAGGAATACAACTTGCTGCTGAAGCCCATTCTGAAGGGTTTTGCCGACGTGGTGTTCGGCTCGCGTTTTTTGGGCGGCAACCCACACCGCATCCTGTTTTTCTGGCACAGCATCGGCAACTACTGGCTCACGGTATTCTCCAACATGACCACCGACCTGAACCTGACGGACATGGAAACGTGCTACAAGCTGTTTCGGCGCGACATTATTCAGGGCCTCGACCTGAAGAAAAACCGCTTCGGCTTCGAGCCCGAAGTGACGGCCAAGGTGGCGCGGGTGCCGGGCGTGCGCCTCTACGAAGTGGGCATCAGCTACTACGGCCGCACCTACGCCGAGGGGAAAAAGATTGGCTGGCGCGACGGTTTCCGGGCCATCTACTGCATCCTCAAGTACGGCCTGCTCAAGGCCTAG
- a CDS encoding gluconokinase, with protein MNPPLIIVMGVSGSGKTTVGQLLAARLGLPFYDGDDFHPAANVAKMAAGYPLTDEDRAGWLATLAANLGQWRAAGGAVLACSALKEAYRQTLQAGAGAPLSWVFLDTDVEVLRARLAARQGHYMKADMLDSQLATLEKPTYGLRLTDDAPPATLVDQAVAQLHLPPAGA; from the coding sequence ATGAACCCACCCCTCATCATTGTCATGGGCGTCTCGGGCAGCGGCAAAACCACCGTGGGCCAGCTGCTGGCCGCCCGCTTAGGCCTGCCGTTTTACGACGGCGACGATTTTCACCCGGCCGCCAACGTGGCCAAGATGGCCGCCGGCTACCCCCTCACCGACGAAGACCGGGCCGGCTGGCTGGCCACCCTGGCCGCCAACCTGGGCCAGTGGCGCGCGGCTGGCGGGGCCGTGCTGGCCTGCTCGGCGCTGAAGGAAGCCTACCGCCAAACCTTGCAGGCCGGCGCCGGGGCCCCCCTCAGCTGGGTATTTCTCGACACCGACGTGGAAGTGCTGCGCGCCCGCCTGGCCGCCCGCCAGGGCCACTACATGAAGGCCGACATGCTCGACTCGCAACTGGCCACGCTCGAAAAGCCAACCTACGGCCTGCGCCTCACCGACGACGCGCCGCCCGCAACCCTGGTGGACCAGGCGGTGGCGCAGCTGCACCTGCCGCCGGCCGGGGCCTAG
- a CDS encoding TPM domain-containing protein, with translation MKSPLTPAQDAALVAAIRQAEVTTSGEIRVHLEDTCPTPEPLDRAAQVFGELGMHRTAQRNGVLFYLAWTSRQFAIAGDVGINSVVPDDFWEATKEAVLRDFRQEKYVAGLEHGIRQVGEQLKRYFPYDAATDQNELDDSISIGGDEPSPRS, from the coding sequence ATGAAATCTCCCCTCACCCCCGCGCAGGACGCGGCCCTAGTGGCGGCCATCCGGCAGGCGGAGGTCACCACGTCGGGCGAAATCCGGGTGCATTTGGAAGACACCTGCCCCACGCCCGAGCCCCTCGACCGGGCGGCGCAGGTGTTTGGCGAGCTGGGCATGCACCGCACCGCCCAGCGCAACGGCGTGCTGTTTTACCTGGCCTGGACCAGCCGCCAGTTCGCCATTGCCGGCGATGTGGGCATCAACTCGGTGGTGCCCGACGATTTTTGGGAGGCGACCAAGGAGGCCGTGCTCCGCGATTTCCGGCAGGAGAAGTACGTGGCCGGCCTTGAGCACGGCATCCGCCAAGTGGGCGAGCAGCTGAAGCGTTATTTCCCCTACGACGCGGCCACCGACCAGAACGAGCTGGACGACAGCATCTCCATTGGCGGCGATGAGCCGTCGCCCCGCTCATGA
- a CDS encoding glycosyltransferase family 39 protein → MASAGLGPQRAFAGRSGWWWLALGALLVGAGLRLWQWALGTTFFMDELAVLHNVATRSASQLVRQPLAEAQVAPPLFLLLEKACLTWLGHSEQALRLPALLASLAALPLLWAVARRVLDERVVPLVLLTVAVGFTFVFYSNQAKQYAGDVAAALLVLWLALRLRDAPGPPPRFRALAAAIGLVLPFYSQASLLVLSGCGGALVLLAALDAGRPRLHATGAVVAAWALGSGASLWLAQSLLRPIDRAFMHFFWREGFLPLTSRLPVVLAGELTERWANGLGWPHPAILWVVGGAVGAGLLWWQRREAALLLLAPWLLAAVASALRQFPLRMRLMDFLVPTLVIFLFAALQEVVRGAWRRGRPLGVAALVLCAAPIGYSTTRHNLPPFSVEDVEPLFAQLARVRRPTDAVYVYYGAGQALRWYGPRYGLGPGRAVLGHCYRHLPGAERHYLAEADAFRGRRVWLVMVHFDPYESQVLNAYLGSIGRRGPSLRVAQRMPDESVGYPVVYAQRYDLTDAKRAARFAASTFPLPPAPLRPANEICWSCYGPQVIGGGQ, encoded by the coding sequence ATGGCAAGCGCTGGTTTGGGGCCCCAGCGGGCCTTCGCGGGCCGGTCGGGGTGGTGGTGGCTGGCGCTGGGGGCCCTGCTGGTGGGCGCGGGGCTGCGGCTGTGGCAGTGGGCGCTGGGCACCACGTTTTTCATGGACGAGCTAGCCGTGCTGCACAACGTAGCCACTCGCTCGGCTAGCCAGCTGGTGCGACAGCCCCTGGCCGAGGCCCAAGTGGCCCCGCCGCTGTTCCTGCTGCTGGAAAAAGCCTGCCTCACGTGGCTGGGCCACTCGGAGCAGGCGCTGCGCCTGCCCGCGTTGCTGGCGTCGCTGGCGGCGCTGCCGCTGCTGTGGGCCGTGGCCCGGCGCGTGCTCGACGAGCGGGTGGTGCCGCTGGTGCTGCTCACGGTGGCCGTCGGGTTCACTTTCGTGTTCTACAGCAACCAGGCAAAGCAATACGCGGGCGACGTGGCGGCCGCCCTGCTGGTGCTGTGGCTGGCGCTGCGCCTGCGCGACGCGCCGGGCCCCCCGCCCCGCTTTCGGGCCCTGGCGGCGGCAATTGGCCTGGTGCTGCCTTTTTATTCGCAGGCTTCGTTGCTGGTGCTGAGCGGCTGCGGTGGGGCCCTGGTGCTGTTGGCCGCCCTTGATGCCGGCCGGCCGCGGCTGCACGCCACCGGGGCTGTGGTGGCGGCCTGGGCCCTGGGCAGCGGCGCGAGCCTGTGGCTGGCCCAGTCCCTGCTGCGCCCCATCGACCGCGCCTTCATGCATTTTTTCTGGCGCGAAGGGTTCCTGCCCCTCACATCCCGCCTGCCCGTGGTGCTGGCCGGCGAGCTGACGGAGCGCTGGGCCAACGGCCTGGGGTGGCCGCATCCGGCCATCCTCTGGGTGGTGGGGGGCGCGGTGGGCGCCGGGCTGCTGTGGTGGCAGCGGCGCGAAGCGGCACTGCTGCTGCTGGCGCCCTGGCTGCTGGCCGCGGTGGCCTCGGCCCTGCGGCAATTTCCGTTGCGCATGCGCCTGATGGATTTCCTGGTGCCCACGCTGGTTATCTTTCTCTTCGCCGCCTTGCAGGAAGTGGTGCGCGGAGCCTGGCGCCGGGGCCGGCCGCTGGGCGTGGCCGCGCTGGTACTCTGCGCCGCGCCCATCGGCTACAGCACCACCCGGCACAATTTGCCGCCCTTCAGCGTCGAAGACGTGGAGCCCTTGTTTGCCCAACTGGCGCGGGTGCGGCGCCCCACCGACGCGGTTTATGTGTACTACGGCGCGGGCCAGGCGCTGCGCTGGTACGGGCCCCGGTACGGCCTAGGGCCGGGCCGGGCCGTGCTGGGCCACTGCTACCGCCACCTGCCCGGGGCCGAGCGCCACTACCTGGCCGAGGCCGACGCCTTCCGGGGGCGGCGGGTGTGGCTGGTGATGGTGCACTTCGACCCGTACGAATCGCAGGTGCTGAATGCGTACCTGGGCAGCATCGGCCGCCGGGGCCCCAGCCTGCGCGTAGCCCAGCGAATGCCCGACGAATCGGTGGGCTACCCCGTGGTGTACGCCCAGCGCTACGACTTGACCGATGCCAAGCGAGCGGCCCGCTTTGCGGCGTCTACGTTTCCGTTGCCGCCGGCCCCGCTGCGGCCCGCCAACGAAATCTGCTGGAGCTGCTATGGCCCACAGGTCATCGGCGGGGGCCAGTAG
- a CDS encoding sterol desaturase family protein: MQSAPAAPAPAAPRPKHKGSAQLFENPLLERLSHTHIAWPVGIFAATTLLSLYYGFTHGFLSGLSALGLFLGGLLLFTLVEYAVHRYLYHLPATTPRKAKFQYTMHGVHHEFPKDKTRLAMPPIVTVFVASLLFFIFRLVFGSWAFGILAGFTFGYASYLFVHYAIHAYSPPKNFLKVWWTHHSQHHYRQDEVAFGVSSTLWDHIIGTMPKARQGE; this comes from the coding sequence ATGCAATCAGCACCCGCAGCTCCTGCCCCCGCCGCCCCGCGGCCCAAACACAAAGGGTCGGCCCAGCTTTTCGAAAACCCGCTGCTCGAGCGGCTCTCGCACACCCACATTGCCTGGCCAGTGGGCATTTTCGCCGCCACTACGCTGCTGAGCCTGTACTACGGCTTCACCCACGGCTTTCTGTCGGGGCTCTCGGCGCTGGGGTTGTTTTTAGGCGGGCTGCTCCTGTTCACGCTCGTCGAGTACGCGGTGCACCGCTACCTCTACCACTTGCCGGCCACCACGCCGCGCAAGGCCAAGTTTCAGTACACGATGCACGGCGTGCACCACGAGTTCCCGAAGGACAAGACGCGGCTGGCCATGCCGCCCATCGTCACGGTGTTCGTAGCGTCGCTGCTGTTTTTCATTTTCCGGCTCGTGTTTGGTAGTTGGGCATTTGGCATTTTGGCTGGCTTCACGTTCGGCTACGCTTCGTACCTGTTTGTGCACTACGCCATTCACGCGTATTCGCCCCCCAAAAACTTCCTCAAGGTGTGGTGGACGCACCACAGCCAGCACCATTACCGGCAAGACGAGGTGGCCTTTGGCGTGAGCAGCACCCTCTGGGACCACATCATCGGCACCATGCCCAAGGCCCGCCAGGGCGAGTAG
- a CDS encoding LemA family protein yields MKRLLLYFAGFVILLSQSSCGYNGMVTRDQEVKNKWAAVQSAYQRRSDLIPNLVNTVKGAANFEKSTLEGVIEARAKATSVQLNADQLTPENIQKFQAAQSQLSSGLGRLLAVSENYPELKANANFQELQAQIEGTENRINVARNDFNTSTTDYNTFTRSFPNNLFANMFGFKEKPYFEADAAASKAPTVQF; encoded by the coding sequence ATGAAACGCCTCCTCCTCTACTTCGCCGGCTTTGTTATCCTGCTCTCGCAATCGTCGTGTGGCTACAACGGCATGGTCACCCGCGACCAGGAAGTGAAAAATAAGTGGGCCGCTGTGCAAAGCGCCTACCAGCGCCGCTCCGACCTGATTCCCAACCTGGTGAACACCGTGAAGGGGGCCGCCAACTTCGAGAAATCGACCCTGGAGGGCGTTATCGAGGCCCGCGCCAAGGCCACCAGCGTGCAGTTGAACGCCGACCAGCTGACGCCCGAAAACATCCAGAAATTCCAGGCCGCCCAAAGCCAGCTATCCTCCGGCCTGGGCCGCCTGTTGGCCGTGTCGGAAAACTACCCCGAGCTGAAGGCCAACGCTAACTTTCAGGAGCTGCAAGCTCAGATTGAAGGCACCGAAAACCGCATAAACGTAGCCCGCAACGACTTCAATACCTCCACCACCGACTACAATACCTTCACCCGTTCGTTCCCGAACAACTTGTTTGCCAACATGTTCGGCTTCAAAGAGAAGCCCTACTTCGAGGCAGATGCCGCCGCCAGTAAGGCCCCCACGGTGCAGTTCTAA
- a CDS encoding alpha/beta fold hydrolase: protein MRTALFTRYFSVAALGLATAAAHPAPAQPAAAPIANAAALVAPAVHPAFTVRVVGQGRPVLLIPGLTCPGAVWDETVARYQGRYQCHVVSLAGFGGVGPQQPVPPALLLGARDQLLAYVKAQKLGRPVVIGHSLGGFLALWMAATDPGALGPLEIVDSLPFLSAIQNPAATAETARPQAEQMRQQVRQGRLTPAAERQLVAALVTDSARIAQVARWGLASDPGTVAQAMYDLYTTDLRADLARIQQPVMVLGSWAGYRQYGATKESTRAIFAQQYARLPQARIELSDTGRHFLMYDDPQWFFAQTDGFLQQPGVVKK, encoded by the coding sequence ATGCGCACCGCTTTATTTACCCGTTATTTTTCGGTAGCCGCCCTAGGGCTCGCCACGGCCGCTGCCCACCCGGCCCCCGCCCAACCCGCCGCCGCGCCCATCGCCAACGCCGCCGCGCTGGTGGCTCCCGCGGTCCACCCTGCCTTTACGGTGCGCGTGGTGGGGCAGGGCCGGCCGGTGCTGCTCATTCCGGGCCTGACGTGCCCCGGCGCGGTGTGGGACGAAACGGTGGCCCGCTACCAGGGCCGCTACCAGTGCCACGTGGTGTCGCTGGCGGGCTTTGGCGGGGTGGGGCCCCAGCAGCCGGTGCCACCGGCGCTGCTGCTGGGGGCCCGCGACCAGCTGCTGGCCTACGTGAAGGCGCAAAAGCTGGGCCGGCCCGTCGTCATCGGCCACAGCCTGGGCGGCTTCCTGGCCCTGTGGATGGCCGCCACCGACCCCGGGGCCCTGGGCCCGCTCGAGATTGTGGATTCGCTGCCCTTTTTGTCGGCTATCCAAAACCCCGCCGCCACCGCCGAAACTGCCCGCCCGCAGGCCGAGCAAATGCGCCAGCAGGTGCGCCAGGGCCGCCTCACGCCGGCCGCCGAGCGTCAGCTGGTGGCCGCGCTCGTCACCGATTCGGCCCGCATCGCGCAGGTGGCGCGCTGGGGCCTGGCCTCCGACCCCGGCACCGTGGCCCAGGCCATGTACGACCTGTACACCACCGACCTGCGGGCCGACCTGGCGCGCATCCAGCAGCCGGTGATGGTGCTGGGCTCGTGGGCCGGCTACCGGCAGTACGGAGCCACCAAGGAGAGCACCCGTGCCATCTTCGCCCAGCAGTACGCCCGGCTGCCGCAGGCGCGCATCGAGCTGTCCGATACTGGCCGTCACTTCCTGATGTACGACGACCCGCAGTGGTTCTTCGCCCAAACCGACGGTTTTTTGCAGCAGCCGGGCGTGGTTAAAAAATAG
- a CDS encoding DUF7010 family protein, which translates to MHAHDLTALKLELSVKAKNGVDFIAAATLLWVAIAFVWAQPTSPAHRGFLTFCLSGLMLPLAFGFSKVFRTTWTIPGNPLQPLGLWLNVAQLFYFPFLVFIYLRQPAYFILVYGVITGAHLFPYAWFYHEKAFAVLAGVMAIGCLVIGLNTSVATLYYLPVFMAGALAVLGVMLFASYQKRAAQLPLGAPAIA; encoded by the coding sequence ATGCACGCGCACGACTTGACGGCCCTGAAGCTGGAACTTTCGGTGAAGGCCAAAAACGGGGTCGACTTTATTGCGGCCGCCACGCTGCTCTGGGTGGCCATTGCCTTCGTGTGGGCGCAGCCCACCAGCCCGGCCCACCGCGGGTTTCTCACCTTTTGCCTTAGCGGGCTGATGCTGCCGCTGGCGTTCGGGTTCTCCAAGGTTTTCCGCACCACGTGGACCATCCCGGGTAACCCGTTGCAGCCGCTGGGGCTGTGGCTGAACGTGGCCCAGCTGTTTTATTTCCCTTTTCTGGTGTTCATTTACCTGCGGCAGCCGGCGTACTTCATCCTCGTGTACGGCGTCATCACGGGGGCCCACTTGTTCCCCTACGCCTGGTTTTACCACGAAAAAGCCTTCGCCGTGCTGGCGGGCGTCATGGCCATCGGCTGCCTGGTCATCGGGCTGAACACCAGCGTAGCGACGCTGTACTACCTCCCGGTGTTCATGGCGGGGGCCCTGGCGGTGCTGGGCGTAATGCTGTTCGCATCGTACCAAAAACGGGCGGCCCAACTCCCGTTGGGGGCCCCGGCCATTGCCTGA
- a CDS encoding LytR/AlgR family response regulator transcription factor — MNALLIDDSRLARTELRHLLRAFPDVAVVGEARHADEARQQIAALRPDVLFLDIHMPGETGFELLASLEGPAPRVIFTTAYDQYALQAFEVNALDYLLKPVSETRLAAALAKIRALAGAVGAPAAAPEPALPALAAHDQVFVKDGERCWFVRLADIRLFEISGSATRVYFEQHRPLIPRSLQQLEARLDPKVFFRANRQQIINLHWVAGIAPWFSNTLKISLREGPDVEVSRSQSGLFRELMSL; from the coding sequence ATGAACGCTCTGCTGATTGACGACTCGCGCCTGGCCCGCACCGAGCTGCGCCACCTGCTGCGCGCCTTCCCCGACGTGGCGGTGGTGGGCGAGGCCCGCCACGCCGACGAGGCCCGCCAGCAAATTGCCGCCCTGCGGCCCGACGTGCTGTTTCTCGACATCCACATGCCCGGCGAAACGGGGTTCGAGCTGCTGGCTTCGCTGGAAGGGCCGGCTCCGCGCGTTATTTTCACCACTGCTTACGACCAGTACGCCCTGCAAGCCTTTGAGGTCAACGCCCTGGACTACTTGCTGAAGCCGGTGAGCGAAACCCGGCTGGCGGCGGCGCTGGCCAAAATCCGGGCGCTGGCCGGGGCTGTTGGGGCCCCGGCGGCCGCGCCCGAGCCGGCGCTGCCCGCCCTCGCGGCCCACGACCAGGTGTTTGTGAAGGACGGCGAGCGGTGCTGGTTTGTGCGCCTAGCCGACATCCGGCTGTTCGAAATCAGCGGCAGCGCCACGCGGGTGTACTTCGAGCAGCACCGGCCGCTCATCCCGCGCAGCTTGCAGCAGCTGGAGGCCCGCCTCGACCCCAAGGTTTTTTTCCGGGCCAACCGCCAGCAAATCATCAACCTGCACTGGGTGGCCGGCATCGCGCCCTGGTTCAGCAACACGCTCAAAATCAGCCTCCGCGAGGGCCCCGACGTGGAAGTATCGCGCAGCCAGTCGGGCCTGTTCCGCGAATTGATGAGCCTATGA
- a CDS encoding sugar phosphate nucleotidyltransferase has protein sequence MKAIIPVAGIGSRLRPHTHTQPKSLVPVAGNTILGHIIDRLTAAGLTEFVFVVGYLGDKVVSYVRRHYPDLKATFVLQEPREGLGHALWLARDTFRHDPDGVLILLGDTIVDVDLPALLATPGTVLAVKEVKTPSLFGLVETGPGGRVRKVVEKPTIPKSNFALVGLYKLADAGKLAEALEWLIASNVRTHGEYQLTDALMHLIEEGEEMTTAAVDNWFDCGRKDTLLEANARLLNRPEFLEPRDYSEFVGTVIIPPVSIGPGCRIENSIIGPNVAIGDKTIVEHTIISNSIIGSYSELRSAVMHDCIVGSDASFRGLNHSLNIGDNTEIDYS, from the coding sequence GTGAAAGCCATCATTCCCGTTGCCGGCATTGGCTCGCGCCTGCGCCCCCACACCCACACCCAGCCCAAAAGCCTGGTGCCAGTGGCCGGCAACACCATCCTGGGCCACATCATCGACCGCCTGACGGCCGCCGGCCTCACCGAGTTCGTGTTCGTGGTGGGCTACCTCGGCGACAAGGTGGTGAGCTACGTGCGCCGCCACTACCCCGACTTGAAAGCCACATTTGTGCTGCAAGAGCCCCGCGAGGGCCTGGGCCACGCCCTGTGGCTGGCGCGCGACACGTTCCGGCACGACCCCGACGGGGTGCTGATTTTGCTCGGCGACACCATTGTGGACGTGGACCTGCCCGCCCTGCTGGCCACGCCGGGCACGGTGCTGGCCGTGAAGGAAGTGAAAACGCCCTCGCTTTTCGGCCTGGTGGAAACGGGCCCCGGGGGCCGCGTGCGCAAAGTGGTGGAGAAGCCCACCATCCCCAAGTCCAACTTTGCCTTGGTGGGCCTCTACAAGCTGGCCGACGCAGGAAAATTGGCGGAGGCCCTGGAGTGGCTCATTGCCAGCAACGTGCGCACCCACGGCGAGTACCAGCTCACCGACGCCCTGATGCACCTCATCGAGGAGGGCGAGGAGATGACCACGGCCGCCGTGGACAACTGGTTCGACTGCGGCCGCAAAGACACCCTGCTCGAAGCCAACGCCCGCCTGCTCAACCGCCCCGAGTTCCTGGAGCCGCGCGACTACTCCGAGTTCGTGGGCACGGTCATCATCCCACCCGTTAGCATCGGGCCCGGCTGCCGCATCGAGAACTCCATCATCGGCCCCAACGTGGCCATCGGCGACAAAACCATCGTCGAGCACACCATCATTAGCAACTCCATCATCGGCTCGTACTCCGAGCTGCGCTCGGCCGTGATGCACGACTGCATCGTAGGCTCCGACGCTTCGTTCCGGGGCCTCAACCACAGCCTCAACATCGGCGATAACACCGAAATTGACTACAGCTAG
- a CDS encoding TPM domain-containing protein — MSWAPCLQVVARQPWLRRVLGVLLLAVLAAAGALAQGLPARPDPPRLVNDLAHLMQPQEADALEQKLVAYNDSTSSQIAVVTVPNLGGNEIADYAQQLYRAWGIGQKGQNNGILVLVAQQEHAARIQTGRGLEGAVPDALAKRIISNTLVPAFKQNQYYAGLDRGTDQLIALARGEYKANPAEAQDRGQGGGGPGFGLIVVILIAIFIFIQISRRGGGGGGGRSGGFGPILFGGLGGFGGGGGFGGGGGGFGGGGGGGFGGFGGGDSGGGGASGSW, encoded by the coding sequence ATGAGCTGGGCCCCTTGCCTGCAAGTGGTCGCCAGGCAGCCTTGGCTGCGGCGCGTGCTGGGCGTGCTGCTGCTGGCTGTGCTGGCTGCCGCCGGGGCCCTGGCCCAGGGCCTGCCCGCGCGCCCCGATCCGCCGCGCCTCGTCAACGACCTGGCCCACCTGATGCAACCCCAGGAAGCCGACGCCCTGGAGCAAAAACTGGTGGCCTACAACGACAGCACCTCGTCGCAAATCGCCGTTGTGACCGTGCCCAACCTGGGCGGCAACGAGATTGCCGACTATGCCCAGCAGCTGTACCGGGCCTGGGGCATTGGCCAGAAGGGCCAGAACAACGGCATTTTGGTGCTGGTGGCGCAGCAGGAGCACGCCGCCCGCATCCAAACCGGCCGGGGCCTGGAAGGAGCCGTGCCCGACGCCCTGGCCAAGCGCATCATCAGCAACACGCTGGTGCCGGCCTTTAAGCAAAACCAGTACTATGCCGGCCTCGACCGCGGCACCGACCAGCTCATTGCCCTGGCCCGCGGCGAGTACAAGGCCAACCCGGCCGAGGCGCAAGACCGCGGCCAAGGCGGCGGGGGCCCCGGCTTCGGCCTGATCGTCGTCATCCTGATTGCTATTTTCATCTTCATCCAGATTAGCCGCCGCGGCGGTGGCGGCGGGGGTGGCCGCAGCGGCGGGTTCGGGCCCATTCTCTTTGGAGGGTTGGGCGGCTTTGGCGGCGGCGGGGGCTTTGGCGGCGGGGGCGGCGGCTTTGGCGGAGGAGGTGGCGGTGGCTTCGGCGGGTTTGGGGGCGGCGACAGCGGCGGCGGCGGCGCCAGCGGCAGTTGGTAG
- a CDS encoding shikimate kinase yields MHLSLLGMPGSGKTTLGRALAQHFNWRFLDLDAEIVARAGQAIPVIFAEHGEAYFRQLEAEALRAVVARPGPLVLATGGGTPCFHDNINVLNANTFTLWLDVPAAVLARRLERGGAARRPLLAAAGPQLAASLAETLAARQRFYSQARLRFAETRVPLAALLPALAQAGFPAGAPV; encoded by the coding sequence ATGCACCTTTCCTTACTCGGCATGCCCGGCTCGGGCAAAACCACGCTGGGCCGGGCCCTGGCCCAGCACTTCAACTGGCGGTTTCTGGACCTGGACGCCGAGATTGTGGCGCGGGCTGGGCAGGCCATTCCGGTCATTTTTGCCGAGCACGGCGAGGCCTATTTCCGGCAATTGGAGGCCGAGGCGCTGCGGGCCGTAGTGGCCCGCCCGGGGCCCCTGGTGCTGGCCACGGGCGGCGGTACGCCCTGTTTCCACGACAACATCAACGTGCTCAACGCCAATACGTTCACGCTGTGGCTGGATGTGCCGGCGGCCGTGCTGGCGCGGCGCCTGGAGCGCGGCGGCGCGGCGCGGCGGCCGCTGCTGGCCGCCGCGGGGCCCCAGTTGGCCGCGTCGCTGGCCGAAACCCTGGCGGCCCGCCAGCGGTTTTATTCGCAGGCCCGCTTACGCTTTGCGGAAACCCGCGTGCCGCTGGCCGCGTTGTTGCCCGCGTTGGCCCAAGCAGGCTTTCCGGCCGGGGCCCCCGTTTAG